One genomic region from Paraburkholderia azotifigens encodes:
- a CDS encoding LysR family transcriptional regulator translates to MRPYLPLNALRAFESSARHLSFTRAALELNVTQAAVSQQVRMLEERLGATLFKRLPRGLAITDEGLALRPVLSDAFDRIEAVLRQFEGGHFHEVLTVGAVGTFAVGWLMPRLKAFHDAHPFVELRLMTNNNLVDLAAEGLDFAIRFGDGTWPGSRASKLFDAPLSVLCTPEIAQRLNTPADLASETLLRSYRADDWANWFAAAGLAPRPVRGPVFDSSRLMVEAAMQGAGVALAPVSMFERDLSMGRLARPFDIDVHAGSYWLTWQKAKPASPAMRAFSLWIAKEVAEGGDASGDAPEEARPSPGQRITSP, encoded by the coding sequence ATGAGACCGTATTTACCCCTGAACGCGCTGCGCGCGTTCGAATCGTCGGCCCGGCATCTGAGTTTCACGCGCGCCGCGCTCGAGCTGAATGTCACGCAGGCAGCCGTCAGCCAGCAGGTGCGGATGCTCGAGGAGCGCCTCGGCGCGACGCTCTTCAAGCGCCTGCCGCGCGGGCTCGCCATTACGGATGAGGGACTCGCGCTGCGTCCTGTGCTCAGCGACGCATTCGATCGCATCGAAGCCGTGCTGCGGCAGTTCGAAGGCGGGCATTTCCATGAGGTGCTGACGGTCGGCGCGGTCGGCACCTTCGCGGTCGGCTGGCTGATGCCGCGCCTGAAGGCGTTTCACGACGCGCATCCGTTCGTCGAATTGCGCCTGATGACGAACAACAATCTCGTCGATCTGGCCGCAGAAGGTCTCGACTTCGCGATCCGCTTCGGCGACGGCACGTGGCCCGGCTCGCGCGCATCGAAACTCTTCGATGCGCCGCTGTCGGTGCTGTGCACGCCGGAGATCGCGCAGCGTCTGAACACGCCCGCCGATCTCGCCAGCGAAACGCTGCTGCGCTCGTATCGCGCCGACGACTGGGCGAACTGGTTCGCGGCAGCGGGTCTCGCGCCGCGTCCCGTGCGGGGGCCCGTGTTCGACTCGTCGCGGCTGATGGTGGAAGCGGCGATGCAAGGCGCAGGCGTCGCGCTCGCACCAGTGTCGATGTTCGAACGCGATCTGTCGATGGGACGACTCGCGCGGCCATTCGATATCGACGTGCACGCGGGCAGCTACTGGCTCACGTGGCAGAAGGCGAAACCGGCGTCGCCCGCGATGCGCGCATTCAGTCTGTGGATTGCGAAGGAAGTGGCAGAAGGCGGCGATGCATCGGGCGATGCGCCGGAAGAGGCCAGGCCCTCGCCCGGCCAACGCATCACATCTCCGTGA
- a CDS encoding helix-turn-helix domain-containing protein, with protein MLKDKMRYLLPLAFSDMERISRLLTGQDERCGSRSEVRDSHSSTELDVIEAARGLMLATLSTGKSIEAVAASVRMSKRHFLRVFKRATGTTPHSWRLVEKVRSSQQDLLKGDLSLSEIAHAYGFADQAHYSRVFKRVVGTSPGVWRNWAQPIVERRPTVRKFG; from the coding sequence TTGCTCAAGGACAAGATGCGATACCTATTGCCTCTGGCCTTCAGCGACATGGAACGAATCAGCCGCCTCCTGACTGGGCAAGATGAGCGTTGCGGTTCGCGGAGCGAAGTGCGAGACAGCCACTCGTCAACCGAGCTTGATGTTATTGAAGCGGCCAGGGGTTTGATGCTCGCGACACTGAGTACCGGTAAGTCGATAGAAGCTGTAGCCGCATCCGTTCGGATGTCGAAGCGGCATTTCCTGCGTGTGTTTAAGCGGGCCACAGGAACCACACCTCATAGCTGGCGCCTGGTAGAAAAAGTGCGCAGCTCGCAGCAGGATCTGCTGAAAGGAGACCTCAGCCTGAGCGAAATTGCGCACGCATATGGCTTCGCTGACCAGGCTCATTACAGCCGTGTTTTCAAGCGGGTCGTTGGAACATCACCGGGTGTCTGGCGCAATTGGGCGCAGCCGATCGTCGAGAGGCGCCCAACAGTCCGGAAGTTCGGATAA
- the ampC gene encoding class C beta-lactamase: MTFATVSARAAALLCALCTTCGVSRAADVPQARIRQAVDAAIQPMMAKDGIPGMAVGVFVDGRAQVFNYGVASTQSRQPVTDGTLFELGSVSKTFTATLTAWAQVDGQLSLSDDVDKYLPTLRGTPFGQLSLLNLGTHTPGVLPLQVPDGIRNDAQLMGYFKAWRPTYPPGTVRTYANPGIGTLGLIAAKSMGRDFTVLIEQRLFPALGLKNSFIDVPGARRADYAQGYTKDGKPIRMAGGVLAAQAYGVKSTAADMLRFIEANMKLVKVDSQLQRAITQTHTGYFQAGPMTQDLIWEQYPYPVALDALLEGNGIAMALDATPVKAIVPPEAPKDDVWINKTGSTNGFGSYVAFVPSRRIGIVMLGNRNFPIADRVAAAHGIIESLDRSGQ, from the coding sequence ATGACATTCGCAACGGTGAGCGCGCGAGCCGCCGCGCTGCTGTGCGCGCTGTGCACGACCTGTGGCGTGAGCCGCGCGGCCGACGTGCCGCAAGCGCGGATCAGACAGGCAGTCGACGCAGCGATCCAGCCAATGATGGCCAAAGACGGCATCCCGGGCATGGCGGTCGGCGTGTTCGTCGATGGCAGGGCGCAAGTGTTCAATTACGGCGTGGCATCGACGCAATCGCGCCAGCCCGTCACCGATGGCACGCTGTTCGAGCTCGGCTCGGTCAGCAAGACGTTCACGGCGACGTTGACCGCGTGGGCTCAGGTCGATGGGCAACTGTCGTTGAGCGACGATGTCGACAAATATCTGCCGACCTTGCGCGGCACGCCGTTCGGACAACTGAGCCTGCTGAATCTCGGCACGCATACGCCGGGTGTTCTGCCGCTTCAGGTACCGGACGGGATCCGTAACGACGCGCAACTGATGGGCTACTTCAAGGCATGGCGTCCGACATATCCGCCCGGCACGGTCCGGACGTACGCGAACCCGGGCATCGGTACGCTCGGCCTGATCGCGGCGAAGAGCATGGGGCGGGATTTCACGGTGCTGATCGAGCAGCGGCTGTTTCCGGCGCTCGGGTTGAAGAACAGTTTTATCGACGTTCCAGGCGCGAGGAGAGCCGACTACGCGCAAGGCTATACGAAGGACGGCAAGCCAATCCGGATGGCAGGCGGCGTGCTGGCGGCGCAGGCGTATGGCGTGAAATCGACGGCGGCCGACATGCTGCGCTTCATCGAGGCCAACATGAAGCTGGTCAAGGTCGACAGCCAGTTGCAACGTGCGATCACTCAGACGCACACAGGCTATTTCCAGGCCGGACCGATGACGCAGGATCTGATCTGGGAGCAATACCCGTATCCCGTCGCGTTGGACGCGCTGCTGGAAGGCAACGGCATAGCGATGGCGCTCGATGCCACGCCCGTGAAAGCGATCGTGCCGCCCGAAGCGCCAAAGGACGACGTCTGGATCAACAAGACGGGCTCGACCAACGGCTTCGGTTCCTACGTAGCGTTCGTGCCGTCGCGACGCATCGGTATCGTGATGCTCGGCAACCGCAATTTTCCGATTGCGGACCGGGTCGCCGCAGCGCACGGCATTATCGAATCGCTGGATCGCAGCGGGCAGTAA
- a CDS encoding MFS transporter, with protein MNMDSVTAHHPSSSHESHETGASAKSGTSVSRLIIATSIGNALEFYDLIAYGYFATTLSKLFFPAHNATISLLLTLGTFALSYLARPIGALVLGSYSDRKGRKASLTLSIAMMTLGTGMVALMPTYASIGLLAPIGIFASRLLQGFSAGGEFGSSTAFLIEHAPQRSGFMSSWQFSSQGASTLLASAFGAALTGMLTQPQLEGWGWRIPFLFGMLIGPVGLYIRSRIDETPEFERTEKAESPVRELLATQKSRVLVSIGALVLTTTANYMILYMPTYAARQLGLAPSSGFIATLIAGLIVTVLTPVVGHWSDKVGRTRIMLGAGALFFLTVYPAFMFMNAHPSLPTLLAAVSWVALLKATYFAPIPALMAELFPTRTRTTGMAFGYNIGTTIFGGFTPLAVASLIAATGNNLAPGLYLMMAAIVSLLTLVWARAKLNAH; from the coding sequence ATGAACATGGATTCCGTCACCGCGCATCATCCCTCGTCGTCGCACGAGTCGCACGAAACAGGCGCGTCCGCGAAGTCGGGCACGAGCGTGTCGCGCCTGATCATCGCGACATCGATCGGCAACGCGCTCGAGTTCTACGACCTGATCGCCTACGGCTACTTCGCGACCACACTGTCGAAGCTGTTCTTTCCGGCCCACAACGCGACCATCTCGCTGCTGCTCACGCTCGGCACGTTCGCGCTGTCGTATCTCGCGCGGCCGATCGGCGCGCTCGTGCTCGGCTCGTATAGCGACAGAAAAGGCCGCAAGGCCTCGCTGACGCTGTCGATCGCGATGATGACGCTCGGCACGGGCATGGTCGCGCTGATGCCGACCTACGCGTCGATCGGGCTGCTCGCGCCCATTGGCATTTTTGCGTCGCGTCTGTTGCAAGGCTTCTCGGCGGGCGGCGAGTTCGGCAGCTCGACGGCCTTCCTGATCGAACACGCGCCGCAGCGCAGCGGCTTCATGTCGAGCTGGCAGTTCTCCAGCCAGGGCGCGAGCACGCTGCTCGCCTCCGCTTTCGGCGCGGCGCTGACGGGCATGCTCACGCAGCCGCAACTCGAAGGCTGGGGCTGGCGCATTCCGTTTCTGTTCGGCATGCTGATCGGTCCTGTCGGGCTCTATATTCGCAGCCGTATCGACGAAACGCCCGAATTCGAGCGCACAGAGAAAGCGGAATCGCCCGTGCGCGAACTGCTCGCGACGCAGAAGTCGCGCGTGCTGGTATCGATCGGCGCGCTCGTGCTGACGACGACAGCCAACTACATGATTCTCTACATGCCGACGTATGCGGCGCGGCAACTCGGACTCGCGCCGTCGTCGGGCTTCATCGCCACGCTGATTGCCGGGCTGATCGTCACGGTGCTCACGCCCGTCGTCGGGCACTGGTCGGACAAGGTGGGCCGCACGCGCATCATGCTCGGGGCAGGCGCGCTGTTCTTCCTGACGGTGTATCCCGCGTTCATGTTCATGAACGCGCATCCGTCGCTGCCGACGCTGCTCGCCGCCGTCTCATGGGTCGCGCTGCTGAAGGCCACCTACTTCGCGCCGATTCCCGCGCTGATGGCCGAACTCTTCCCGACCCGCACGCGCACGACGGGCATGGCCTTCGGCTACAACATCGGCACGACGATCTTCGGCGGCTTCACGCCGCTCGCGGTCGCATCGCTGATCGCGGCGACGGGCAACAACCTCGCGCCGGGGCTGTATCTGATGATGGCCGCCATCGTCAGCCTGCTGACGCTGGTCTGGGCGCGGGCGAAGCTGAACGCACATTGA
- a CDS encoding LysR family transcriptional regulator: protein MDNTALRYFLEVARSGSLSKASERLFVAVSALSRQIGKLEEELGTPLFERRPRGMVLSDAGRLLAEHARRSVLETERVIGEIRGLAEEGRATIRVASSEGVAPHFLPQVFAHFLKTYPSTHFQLDVSAPSVATQRVREGTADIAVCFSIAPEKEINVHYSQRAPIYALVRRGHPLAAHEAVSLKDLTPWQLAMDNQGVTIRQLFDISCSLEGLIFEPVFVSNYHAALQSFVRLTDAVTLTGYLTVRSRLEVDGLAAIPITNPELHQRTLQVQTMAGRTLPQTVQAFVDLLKRAIDAPEIVD from the coding sequence ATGGACAACACGGCACTGCGTTACTTTCTGGAAGTGGCCCGCAGCGGGTCGCTGAGCAAGGCTTCGGAGCGGCTCTTCGTCGCCGTGTCGGCGTTGAGCCGGCAGATCGGCAAGCTCGAAGAGGAACTGGGCACACCGCTATTCGAACGGCGTCCGCGCGGCATGGTGCTGAGCGATGCGGGACGTTTGCTGGCGGAGCATGCGCGGCGCAGCGTGCTCGAGACCGAGCGCGTGATCGGGGAGATTCGCGGGCTGGCGGAAGAGGGGCGCGCGACGATTCGCGTCGCGAGTTCGGAGGGTGTCGCGCCGCATTTTCTGCCGCAGGTATTCGCGCATTTTCTGAAGACGTATCCGTCGACGCATTTTCAGCTCGACGTGTCCGCGCCTTCCGTGGCGACGCAGCGGGTCAGGGAAGGGACGGCGGATATCGCCGTGTGCTTCAGCATCGCGCCGGAGAAGGAGATCAATGTGCACTACTCGCAGCGCGCGCCGATCTATGCGCTGGTGCGGCGCGGGCATCCCCTTGCCGCGCATGAAGCGGTGTCGCTGAAGGATCTCACGCCATGGCAGCTCGCGATGGACAACCAGGGCGTGACGATCCGGCAGCTGTTCGATATTTCATGCAGCCTCGAAGGGCTGATTTTCGAGCCGGTGTTTGTCAGCAACTATCACGCGGCGCTGCAGAGCTTCGTGCGTTTGACGGATGCCGTCACGTTGACGGGCTATCTGACCGTGCGCAGCCGGCTCGAAGTGGATGGGCTCGCTGCCATTCCGATTACGAACCCGGAACTGCATCAGCGTACGCTGCAGGTTCAGACGATGGCGGGGCGCACGCTGCCGCAGACGGTGCAGGCGTTCGTGGATTTGCTGAAGCGTGCGATCGATGCGCCGGAGATCGTCGATTGA
- a CDS encoding porin produces the protein MKKLVLSTLSLTLFAAAGAAHAQNSVTLYGLLDTGLTYSSNSGGHSNIQQASGILNGNRWGLRGLEDLGNGLKAIFTLESGFNLSTGAMGQNSRLFGRQAFVGLASNQYGSVTLGRQYDNLVDNLGPLSLNGTQYGGTLASHPYDNDNLNNSFRVSNSVKYQSVDYAGFKLGAMYGFSNEADGFSDNRAYSVGASYAFGGLKVAAAYLQLNGAGSSNTSGAVSTDATFTASRQRTYGAGVSYAFGPANVGFVFTQTQLASGTLIGTSASGKTSGIALNGTGAHFTNFELNGRYAITPAWSLSGAYTYTDASLLGADPKYHQVTLQSDYALSRRTDVYAEAAYQHVGSTGSSGITAHIVGVSASSTDSQVVGTVGIRHRF, from the coding sequence ATGAAAAAGCTCGTACTCTCGACCCTCTCGCTCACGCTGTTTGCCGCGGCTGGCGCAGCACACGCTCAAAACTCGGTTACCCTCTACGGTTTGCTCGATACGGGCCTCACGTACTCCAGCAACTCCGGCGGCCATAGCAACATCCAGCAGGCAAGCGGCATCCTGAACGGCAACCGTTGGGGCCTGCGCGGTTTGGAAGATCTCGGCAACGGCCTGAAGGCGATCTTCACGCTGGAAAGCGGCTTTAATCTGTCGACGGGCGCGATGGGTCAGAACAGCCGTCTGTTTGGCCGCCAGGCATTCGTCGGTCTCGCGAGCAACCAGTACGGCTCGGTGACGCTCGGCCGCCAGTACGATAACCTTGTCGACAACCTGGGTCCGCTGTCGCTGAACGGCACGCAATATGGCGGCACGCTGGCTTCGCACCCGTACGACAACGACAACCTGAACAACTCGTTCCGCGTCAGCAACTCGGTCAAGTATCAGAGCGTCGATTACGCGGGTTTCAAGCTCGGCGCGATGTACGGCTTCTCGAACGAAGCTGACGGCTTCTCGGACAACCGCGCATACAGCGTCGGCGCATCGTATGCATTCGGCGGCCTGAAGGTTGCGGCGGCTTATCTGCAACTGAACGGCGCGGGCTCGAGCAACACGAGCGGCGCCGTGAGCACGGATGCGACCTTCACGGCTTCGCGTCAACGCACGTACGGCGCGGGCGTCAGCTATGCGTTCGGTCCGGCGAACGTCGGCTTCGTCTTCACGCAGACGCAACTCGCAAGCGGCACGCTGATCGGCACGTCGGCATCGGGCAAGACGAGCGGCATCGCGTTGAACGGCACGGGTGCGCATTTCACGAACTTCGAACTGAACGGCCGCTACGCGATCACGCCGGCATGGTCGCTGTCGGGTGCTTACACGTACACGGACGCAAGCCTGCTGGGCGCCGATCCGAAGTACCACCAGGTCACGCTGCAATCGGACTACGCGCTGTCCAGGCGCACCGATGTCTATGCTGAAGCGGCCTATCAGCACGTCGGCAGCACGGGCAGCTCGGGCATCACGGCGCACATCGTCGGCGTGAGCGCTTCGTCGACGGATTCGCAAGTGGTCGGCACCGTCGGTATCCGTCACCGCTTCTAA
- the bla gene encoding class A beta-lactamase, with translation MVTRRSFTFMLMGGGLAGVAAQAFGAGAAASAQRHAVRGSAFKKQLAQIEAQVGGRLGVAILDTASGKQHGWRMNERFPMCSTFKVLLASAVLTRKDQGKEELGRKVVYAKDVVVANSPVSGPRAGGDGMTVSELCEAAITRSDNTAANLLLESIGGPAALTAFVRGMGDKVTRLDRNEPTLNEALDGDPRDTTTPAAMLADLRALLLGEHLSAASREQLTAWLVANKTGDARLRAGLPKDARVGDKTGTGERGTSNDIAIVWPAGRPPILVTVYLTGATRASAAQRDAAIAKVGALAAQV, from the coding sequence ATGGTCACGAGGCGAAGCTTCACGTTTATGTTGATGGGCGGTGGGTTAGCTGGCGTTGCAGCTCAGGCGTTCGGCGCCGGTGCGGCTGCGTCCGCGCAAAGACACGCGGTGCGCGGGAGCGCGTTCAAAAAACAGCTTGCGCAGATCGAGGCGCAGGTGGGCGGCCGGCTCGGTGTCGCGATACTCGATACGGCAAGCGGAAAGCAGCACGGCTGGCGCATGAACGAGCGCTTTCCGATGTGCAGCACGTTCAAGGTGCTGCTCGCGTCGGCCGTGCTGACGCGCAAGGATCAAGGCAAAGAGGAGCTGGGGCGCAAGGTCGTGTATGCGAAGGACGTGGTCGTGGCGAATTCGCCCGTCAGCGGTCCGCGTGCGGGCGGCGACGGGATGACGGTGTCGGAACTGTGCGAGGCCGCCATCACGCGCAGCGACAATACGGCCGCCAATCTGCTGCTGGAGAGCATCGGCGGGCCGGCGGCGCTGACGGCATTCGTCCGTGGCATGGGCGATAAGGTGACGCGCCTCGACCGCAACGAGCCGACGCTCAATGAAGCGCTCGACGGCGATCCACGCGATACGACGACGCCCGCCGCGATGCTCGCCGATCTGCGTGCGCTGCTGCTCGGCGAGCATCTGTCCGCTGCGTCGCGCGAGCAGCTCACGGCCTGGCTCGTCGCCAACAAGACGGGCGATGCGCGCTTGCGCGCCGGCTTGCCGAAGGATGCGCGCGTCGGCGACAAGACGGGCACGGGCGAGCGGGGCACGTCGAACGATATCGCCATCGTCTGGCCGGCTGGCCGCCCGCCCATTCTCGTCACGGTGTATCTGACGGGCGCGACGCGGGCCAGCGCGGCGCAGCGTGATGCGGCGATCGCGAAGGTCGGCGCGCTGGCCGCGCAAGTCTGA
- a CDS encoding serine hydrolase domain-containing protein — translation MQADLPQEIKEAIQFSIDHESPWDRHADGKFGVHVNDPPPWNRLLGPIHDRGPVSGAVAVDGRLLATWGEPDRADLTFSIAKTYLALLAGVAHDRGLLPDPDEPVRVRVPGIGFDDAHNASVTWTQLLQQTSEWQGTCFGLSDQADHYRAVTFGDPPDGRKGELRPLQQPGTYWEYNDVRINQLSLALLHLFGKPLPDVFREAIMRPVGASEDWRWVGYDDAWLDVGGTRVQSVPGGSHWGGGMSVSANDQLKVAQMLLDDGLAGGLDSGRRVLSAEWIARMRTPCALAPYYGYLVWLNTARRVFPSVPESSYFGVGAGSSFMWIEPQRRIALIVRWLDSQYADAFFGKMLHAIDTVCSR, via the coding sequence ATGCAAGCCGATTTGCCGCAGGAAATCAAAGAGGCGATCCAGTTTTCGATCGATCACGAATCGCCGTGGGACCGCCATGCCGACGGCAAATTCGGCGTACATGTGAACGACCCGCCGCCGTGGAACCGGCTGCTCGGGCCGATTCATGACCGCGGGCCGGTGTCGGGCGCCGTGGCCGTCGATGGCCGGCTGCTCGCGACGTGGGGCGAGCCGGACCGCGCCGACCTGACCTTCAGCATCGCCAAGACCTACCTCGCGCTGCTGGCGGGCGTCGCGCACGATCGCGGACTGCTGCCCGATCCCGACGAACCCGTACGCGTGCGCGTGCCTGGCATCGGTTTCGACGACGCGCACAACGCGTCCGTCACGTGGACGCAGCTGTTGCAGCAGACGAGCGAATGGCAAGGCACGTGTTTCGGCCTGTCCGATCAGGCCGATCACTACCGCGCGGTGACGTTCGGCGATCCGCCCGATGGCAGGAAAGGCGAGTTGCGTCCGCTGCAGCAGCCGGGCACGTACTGGGAATACAACGACGTGCGCATCAACCAGTTGTCGCTGGCGCTGCTGCATCTGTTCGGCAAGCCGCTGCCCGACGTGTTCCGTGAAGCGATCATGCGGCCCGTCGGCGCGAGTGAGGATTGGCGATGGGTCGGCTACGACGATGCCTGGCTCGACGTCGGCGGCACGCGCGTGCAGTCGGTGCCGGGCGGCTCGCACTGGGGCGGCGGCATGTCGGTGAGCGCGAACGATCAGCTGAAAGTCGCGCAGATGCTGCTCGACGACGGCCTGGCGGGTGGACTCGACAGCGGCCGCCGCGTGCTGTCGGCCGAATGGATCGCGCGGATGCGCACGCCGTGCGCGCTGGCGCCGTACTACGGCTATCTGGTGTGGCTCAACACCGCGCGGCGCGTGTTCCCCAGCGTGCCGGAATCGAGTTACTTCGGCGTCGGCGCGGGCAGCTCGTTCATGTGGATCGAGCCGCAGCGGCGTATTGCGCTGATCGTGCGCTGGCTCGATTCGCAATATGCGGATGCGTTCTTCGGCAAGATGCTGCACGCCATCGATACGGTCTGCTCACGATAG
- a CDS encoding M20 family metallopeptidase has translation MTRDIAIQNAASQYDSGRFLDDLRRRVAYRTESQEADSGERLRGYLDDELTPLLTQWGFTCRIVDNPAQGAGPFLIAHRHEDDALPTVLSYGHGDVVRGYDAQWRDGLTPWDVTVDGERWYGRGTADNKGQHSINLAALKAVLDARGGKLGFNLKLLFETGEEVGSPGLHALCTQLRDELAADVLIASDGPRLSAHRPTLFLGSRGLVNFKLELTLRDGGHHSGNWGGLLRNPGVVLASAIASMVDADGKILVDGLRPPPIPGAVRRALSGIAVGGNPGEPTVDTDYGEPGLTPTERVFGWNNLEVLAFRTGNPDKPVNAIPPSAVAYMQMRFVVGTDWQNLESIVRRHLDEHGFGMIGLDVERGAPATRVDPDNAWVQWALRSLRQTTGDDPVLLPNLGGTLPNDVFADVLGMPTLWVPHSYPGCSQHAPNEHLLGPVVRDGLRIMAGLFWDLGAQEVGANNPAPHVSTTPA, from the coding sequence TTGACTCGTGATATCGCCATTCAAAACGCGGCCAGCCAGTATGATTCGGGCCGTTTTCTCGATGACTTGCGGCGCCGCGTCGCGTATCGCACGGAGAGCCAGGAAGCCGACAGCGGCGAGCGGCTACGCGGCTATCTCGACGACGAACTCACGCCGCTGCTCACGCAGTGGGGCTTCACCTGCCGTATCGTCGACAATCCCGCGCAAGGCGCTGGCCCTTTCCTGATTGCGCACCGTCACGAAGACGACGCGCTGCCGACCGTGCTCAGCTACGGACACGGCGATGTCGTGCGCGGCTATGACGCGCAGTGGCGCGACGGTCTCACGCCGTGGGACGTGACCGTCGACGGCGAACGCTGGTACGGCCGCGGCACGGCCGACAACAAAGGTCAGCACAGCATCAATCTCGCCGCGCTGAAGGCCGTGCTCGACGCGCGCGGCGGCAAGCTCGGCTTCAATCTGAAGCTGCTGTTCGAAACAGGCGAGGAAGTCGGCTCGCCGGGCCTGCACGCGCTGTGCACGCAGTTGCGCGACGAACTTGCCGCCGACGTGCTGATCGCGTCCGACGGCCCGCGCCTGTCCGCGCATCGTCCGACGCTCTTTCTCGGCTCGCGCGGCCTGGTCAATTTCAAGCTCGAACTGACGCTGCGCGACGGCGGCCATCACTCTGGCAACTGGGGCGGCCTGCTGCGCAATCCGGGCGTCGTGCTCGCGAGCGCGATTGCATCGATGGTCGACGCCGACGGCAAGATTCTCGTCGACGGGCTGCGGCCGCCGCCCATTCCCGGCGCGGTGCGCCGTGCGCTGTCCGGCATCGCCGTGGGCGGCAATCCGGGCGAACCGACCGTCGACACCGATTACGGCGAGCCAGGCCTCACGCCGACCGAACGCGTGTTCGGCTGGAACAATCTCGAAGTGCTCGCGTTCCGCACGGGCAACCCGGACAAGCCCGTCAACGCGATTCCGCCGTCGGCCGTCGCGTACATGCAGATGCGCTTCGTGGTCGGCACGGACTGGCAGAACCTCGAATCGATCGTGCGACGGCATCTCGACGAACACGGCTTCGGCATGATCGGACTCGACGTGGAGCGCGGCGCGCCCGCGACGCGCGTCGACCCCGACAACGCGTGGGTGCAATGGGCGCTGCGCTCGCTGCGCCAGACGACGGGCGACGACCCCGTGCTGCTGCCGAACCTCGGCGGCACGCTGCCCAACGACGTATTCGCCGACGTGCTCGGCATGCCGACGCTGTGGGTGCCGCACTCGTATCCCGGCTGCTCGCAGCACGCGCCGAACGAGCATCTGCTCGGCCCTGTCGTGCGCGATGGACTGCGCATCATGGCCGGCCTCTTCTGGGATCTCGGCGCGCAGGAAGTCGGCGCAAACAATCCCGCACCACATGTTTCGACCACCCCCGCATGA